GTGGTAACCCATCATGTCCGGCAGCAGGATGTCGAGCACCGCCGCGCCGGGAGGATTCGCGCGGGCGACCTCCATCGCCTGCCTGCCGCGGCTGGCGCCGACGACCTCGTAGCCCGCGTCCTCGAACAGCTGCGTGAGGAGGGAGAGAAGCTCCGGGTTGTCGTCGACGACGAGGATTCTGGGGGCGGCCATCGCGGGGCGTACGCTACCAGATGCCAGCGCAGGGGTGGGACAATCTGCCCCCGACTTCCGGTTTCCACGGTGGATGCATCTGTGCCGCCGGGCGGTTAGGGTGACGTTCCCGTCATGGCCTCTTCCCTCTGGTCGTCCCGAGCCCTGGGCCTCGCCCTGCTGGCCTGCCTCCCCCTCCTGCTGCCCGCCTCGGCGCTGGGCCAGACGGGGGACGGGGGTGTCATCATCGGCGTGCCGGATGCCTCGAGCGGCGAGGACGGCGCGGAGCGGGACAACCCCGAGGAGGACGACGGGACGGGGCGGGTGGTCACCTCCTGTCGGAGCACGAAGGACTGCTCCCCCCGCTTCACGTGCCAGAGTGGCTCCTGCCGCTACACGGGTGTACGCAAGGCGGACCAGCAGGGGTGTGTGCTGGGGGCGGAGGCAGCGCTGCTGATCGTCGGGCTGGCCGCGGTGGCCATCCCCCGCCGCAAGAGGTAGGTGACGATGCGACTGGGGCTCAAGGCGGACTCGCTGTTGGAGCGCGTGGCGGACTGGTTCAACCTGGCCCCCCAGCCCCTGGCGCATGCCTTCTTCGGGATGATGGCGTCGCGCACGCTGATGGCGGGCGCGCGGCTGGGCATCTACGGCGAGCTGTCGCAGGGGGCCGCCACGTCGGAGACGCTGGCGTCCCGGCTGGGGCTGTCGCCGGAGGGGACGCGGTCGCTGATGGAGGCGCTGGTGGCGTGCGAGGCGGTGGAGCGGCAGCGCGACGGGCGCTACCGGCTGGCGCCTCGCTCGAAGCGGTGGCTGGACCCGCGCTCGTCCCGGTACGTGGGCGCCTTCCTGGAGTTCAACTACGCCCAGTGGGACTGGTGGACGGGGCTGGAGGGCGTGGTGCGCTCCGGTCAGGCGGTGGACATCCACGACTTCGCCCCCGAGGACCCGCGCTGGCGGGACTACATCCACGCGATGCACCAGTTGGCGCGGCTGGCGGCGCCGGAGGTGGCGGCGTCCATCCCCCTGCCCCGGGGGGCGAGGCACCTGTTGGACCTGGGCGGCGCGCATGGGTGGTACGCTGCGGAGCTGTGCCTGCGCCACCGGGGTCTGCGGGCCACGGTGCTGGACCTGGAGGGCAGCGCGCGCGTGGGCCGGGGCATCATCGCCGCCGCCGGGTTGAGCCACCTGGTGGGCCACCGGGAGGGCGACATCCTCACCGCGGACCTGGGCGGCCCCTATGACGGCGTGCTGCTGTTCCAGGTGATGCACCACCTGACGCCCGCGCAGAACGTGGCGCTGCTGCGGCGGATCCGCGCGGCGCTGGCGCCCAAGGGGACGCTGGCGGTGCTGGAGTATCTGCGCGGCGACATCGAGGAGCCCGCGAGTTCGGCGCCCCTCATCGGCCTGCACTACTTCCTCACCTCCGGCGCGGCGGCGTACACCCCGGCGGAGGTGGAGGGCTTCCTGGACGATGCGGGCTACCGCATCGAGAGCAGCCGGCCCATCCGCCACCTGCCCCTCCAGACGCTCCTCATCGCCCGCCTGGATTGAGCGCCCCGGCGGACGCACGGAGGGCGGACGAACGGGTCGCTTCTGGCCCCACTCGGCGAGGCGGTGGGCTACCCTTGTCGGCCTCCCCATGATTTCCGAGGCCCCTCTCGCACCCGACGCGTCCCAGGAGGCGCTCGCCGTCGACCTCGACGGGACGCTGGTCCGCACGGACACGCTGCACGAGAGCCTGCTCGTGCTCTTCAAGCGCGCGCCCTGGCTGCTGTTGCTGCTGCCGTGGTGGGTGCTGAAGGGCAAGGCGTTCTTCAAGGCGGAGGTGGCGCGGCGGGCGACGCTGGACTTCGCGCACCTGCCCTACAACGAGGAGCTCGTGGCCTTCCTGCGCGAGGAGAAGGCGCGAGGCCGCCGGCTGGTGCTGGCCACCGCCGCGGACCAGCGCGTCGCGGAGGGCGTGGCCGGGCACCTGGGCCTCTTCGACGCGGTGTTCGCCAGCGACGGCGCGACGAACCTGTCCGGGGCGCGCAAGCTGGCGCGGCTCCAGCAGGCGCTGGGCACGTTCGACTACGCGGGCAACGACGCGGTGGACCTGCCCCTGTGGCGCGAGTCGCGGCGGGTGGTGGTGGTGCACGCGCCCTCGGGGGTGTTGAAGCGGGCGCGAGCGCTGGGCCGGGAAGTGCACAAGGTCTTCGAGCGTCCCTCGACGGGGCCGCGCACGTGGGTGAAGGCGCTGCGCGTGCACCAGTGGGCGAAGAACGCGCTCGTCTTCGTGCCGCTCCTGGCCGCGCACAAGGCGGCGTCACCGAGCCTGCTGGTCCAGGCCGCGCTGGCCTTCCTCGCCTTCAGCCTGTGCGCCTCCAGCGTCTACGTGCTCAACGACCTGCTGGACCTGGACTCGGACCGGCGGCACCCGACGAAGAAGAAGCGCCCGTTCGCCGCGTGCGCGCTGCCGGTGCGCACCGGCGTGGTGCTGGCGCCCGTGCTGCTCGCGGCCGGCGCGGCGGTGTGCCTGCTCCTGCCGTCGCGCTTCGCGGCGCTGCTGGCCACGTACTACGCGCTGACGCTGGCGTACTCGCTGCGGCTCAAGCAGGTGGTGATGCTGGACGTGCTGGTGCTGGCCGGGCTGTACACGGTGCGCATCCTCGGCGGCTCGCTGGCGGTCGACGTGCCCACGTCGAGCTGGCTGCTGACCTTCAGCATGTTCCTGTTCCTGTCGCTGGCGCTGGTGAAGCGGCTGAGCGAGGTGCGGCGGCTGCGGCTGTCCAACGAGACGGCCGCGCACGGGCGCGGCTACCTGGCGCAGGACTACGAGCAGCTCGCCAGCCTGGGCTCGGGCGCGGGTCAGGTGTCCGTGCTGGTGCTGGCGCTCTACATCTCGTCGAAGGACGTCACCGTCTATTACGACCACCCGGAGCGGCTGTGGCTGCTGTGTCCGGTGATGATTTATTGGATAGGCCGGGTCTGGGTGCTGGCGCACCGGGGGCTCGTGAACGAGGACCCGCTCGTCTTCGCGCTCAAGGACAAGGTCAGCTACGCGGTGGGACTCGTCGCGGCCCTGGTGCTGTGGGCGGCCACGTGAGAGGGCGTTCGAGATGAGTTCACCGGAGTCCTGGGGGCGCTACCCTCGCGTCGAGCAGACCACGCACCCCCTGGTGTGGCGCTCGGACACGCTGCCGTCCGTGTCCGGGACGATGCTGCCGCACGGGTTGGGGCGCAGCTATGGCGACTCGTGCCTCAACGCCGGGGGGACGCTGCTGCTCACCTCGGGGCTGGACCGCCTCATCGCGTTCGACCCGGCCACCGGCGTGGTGCGCTGCGAGGCGGGCGTCACGCTGGACACGCTCCTGCGGCTGGCGGTGCCGCGCGGCTGGTTCTTGCCCGTCACCCCCGGCACCAAATACGTGACGGTGGGCGGGGCCATCGCCAACGACGTGCACGGCAAGAACCATCACCGGGGCGGGACGTTCGGCCGGTATGTGCGGCGCTTCGAGCTGGTGCGCTCGGATGGCAGCCGCCGGGTGTGCGCGCCGGACGAGAACGCGGACTGGTACGGCGCGACGATTGGCGGCCTGGGACTCACGGGGCTGGTGACGTGGGCGGAGGTGCAGCTCAAGCCCATCAGCAACCCGTTCGTGTTGCAGGAGACGGTGCCCTTCGAGAACCTCGACGCGTTCCTGAAGGTGGCGCGCGAGTCGGAGGCGGACCACGAGTTCACCATGGCGTGGGTGGACTGCCTGGCGCGCGGCAAGAAGGTGGGCCGGGGCTTGTTGTACCGGGGCAACTTCGCGCCGCCGCAGTTCGACCGGCTGCCCTTGGCCAAGAGCCACCTGTCGCACGGCAGCGGGCTGGCGGTGCCCATGGACATGCCGTCGTTCTGCCTCAACCGGCTGTCGGTGTCGGCGTTCAACTGGCTCTACTACCACCGCCAGAACGGCAAGCCGCAGCAGCGGCTGACGCACTACGACCCGTTCTTCTATCCGCTCGACGCCATCTATGGATGGAACCGCATCTACGGCTCGCGCGGCTTCCTCCAGTTCCAGTGCGTGGTGCCGTACGCCACGGCGCGCGACGCGCTGAAGGAGATTCTCGAGCGCAGCTCGCGCGGCGGGCTGCCCAGCTTCCTGTCGGTGCTGAAGACCTTCGGTGACATCCCGTCGCCGGGGTGGATGTCCTTCCCGCGCCAGGGCGTGACGCTGGCCATGGACTTCGCCAACCGGGGGGAGAAGACGTACCGGCTGGTGGAGGAGCTGGACCGGCTGACGCGCGAGGCGGGCGGCGCGGTGTACCCGGCGAAGGACGCGCGGATGAGCGCGGAGAGCTTCGCGGCGTACTTCCCCCGGCGCGCCGAGTTCGCCGGCTACATCGACCCGGCCTTCTCCTCGTCCTTCTGGCGGCGGATGAACCCCGTGACGCTGCCCTTCTCGCTGGAGGCGGAGCGCGCAGCGGGCGCGCCCCAGCCCCAGTCCGTGCTTGCGCTTCGCTGAACCCCTTCCGAGATTGTCCTGCCCATGAAGAAAGTGCTCGTCCTCGGCGCCACCAGCGCCATTGCCCAGGCGACGGTGCGGCTGTTGGCCGCGCGCGGGGCCTCGCTGTACCTCGTCGGTCGCAACGCGGAGAACCTGGAGGCGGTGGCGAAGGACGCGGCCACGCGCGGCGCGGCGAAGGTGGACTCCCAGGCGGTGGACCTGAACACCTTCGACGCGCACGAGGCGCTGGTGGACGGCGCGTTCCAGTCGCTCGGCGGGCTGGATGGCGTGGTGCTCGCGCATGGCGTGCTGGGCGACCAGGTGGAGGCGCAGCGTTCGTGGGCGGCGACGGAGGCGGTGCTGCGCACCAACTTCCTGAGCGCGGTGTCGCTGCTGACGGTGCTCGCCAACCGCTTCGAGGCCCAGAAGGCCGGCACGCTGGTGGTGATTTCGTCGGTGGCGGGAGACCGGGGACGGCAGAGCAACTACGTGTACGGCGCGTCCAAGGGCGCGCTGAACGTGTTCCTCCAGGGCCTGCGCAACCGGCTGGCGAAGTCCAACGTCGCGGTGGTGACGGTGAAGCCCGGCTTCGTCGACACACCGATGACGGCGCACCTGCCGAAGAACAAGCTGTTCGCCTCGCCGGAGAAGGTGGCGCGCGGCCTCTTGCGCGCGGCGGATTCGCGCAAGAACGAGGTCTACGTCCCCGGCATCTGGGCGCTCATCATGCTCATCATCCGGAGCATCCCGGAATCCGTGTTCAAGAAGCTCAAGCTGTAGCGTGGCGCGCCGGCGTCCGGCGCAATGCTTGTCAGACGCCGCTGGTATCTCCACACTCCAGGCATGGCCTACGGCAGACGTGAGCTGGAGAGGGAAGCGACCCTCGCCGACATCGAGGCCCTGCCCGAGGGCGTCGTGGGCGAGATCATCGAGGGTGCGCTGTATGCGCATGCCCAGCCGAGGGCTGGGCACATGGACTTCATCGGGGCGTTGATCGCCGAGCTTCGAGGCCCCTTCCAGCGGGGCGTCGGAGGGCCGGGGGGCTGGTGGATCCAGCTGGAACCTGGAATCCAGCTCGAGGGGTCACCGGAGTTCATTCCGGACCTCGGCGGGTGGCGCAAGGAGCGCGTGCCCCGGCTTCCTTCCGGCTCGTGGACGCTGGCGCCGGACTGGGCCTGCGAAATCCTGTCCCCGTCGACACGCGCGTATGACCTGCGCATCAAGCGCCCGTTCTACGCGCGCATCGGCGTCCAGCACCTGTGGTTCATCGACCTGGATTCACGAACGCTCACGGTCAGCCGGTTGTACGAGGGGCGCTGGCTGGAGCTGGGAACCCACGGAGAGGAGGATGTCATCCGCGCCGCGCCGTTCGAGGACCTCGAGCTGCGGCTGGGTGAGCTGTGGCCACTCATCGAGGGCCGCGGAGACCGGTAGCGTCACCTCGCAGCCCATTCCTTGTCAGACGCCGCTGGTATCTCCACACTCCAGGCATGGCCTACGGCAAACGCGAACTCGAGGGCGTCGCAACCCTCGCCGACATCGAGGCCCTGCCCGAGGGCGTCGTGGGCGAGATCATCGATGGAACGCTGTATGCACATGCCCGTCCTGGTGGCGGGCATGTCTATTTCGGGCTGAGACTCTTCGGGGAGCTGGATGCTCCTTTCCAGCTCGGAAATCCGGGGCCGGGCGGCTGGTGGCTCATGGTCGAGCCGGGCATCCAGGTCCCTGGCTCACCGGAGTTCGTACCGGACCTGGCGGGCTGGCGCCGCTCGCGGGTCCCCACGCTCCCCGAGCGTCAGTGGACCACGCCTCCGGACTGGGTCTGCGAAATCCTGTCACCCTCGACACGCGCCTATGACCGACGCATCAAGCGTCCCTTCTACGCGCGCATCGGCGTCCAGCACCTGTGGTTCATCGACCTGGAGGAGCGCACGCTCTCCATCCACCAGCAGTCAGCGGGGCGGTGGTTGGAGCTGGGCATCTACGGAGAGGGAGACACCCTCATCCGCGCCGCTCCGTTCGAGGACATCGAGCTGCGGCTCGGCTGGCTCTGGCGCTCGGTGCAGCAGAGCGCCTGAGCCCGCGCGAGCGCTCCGCCGACACTACCGGGGCGCCGGCCGGAACCAGGTCGGCTCCTTCCGCACCGACGTGCCCCCCGTGAACATCCCTCCGGTGAAGAACGCATCCTCGAAGAAGATGTAGGGGTGGATGAGCTCTGGGCGGCTCGCCGCCTCCAGCCTGGCGGCTTGCGCCGCCGGGAGCTCCAGGTCCAGCGCGCGCAGGTTGGCCTCGAGCTGCTCCAGCTTCGTCGCGCCGATGATGGTGGACGCGACGCCGGGCCGCCGCGCCACCCACGCCAGCGCCACCTGCGCGGGCGACTTGTCCAGCTCGCGCGCCACGTCGAGCAGCGTGTCGACGATGCCCCAGTTGCGCTCCGTGAAGAGCTTCACGATTCCCGGGTTGCCGGCCTCCTTGGCCCCCTTCAGCCGCCCGTCCCCCTTCGCGAGGACACCCTCCCGGGTGTACTTGCCCGACAGCAGTCCCGACGCCAGCGGGCTCCACGGGACGATGCTCGCGCCCAGCTCCAGCGCCGCGGGGATGTGCTCACGCTCGATGTTGCGCTCCACCAGCGAGTACTCGAGCTGCAACGCCACCGCCCGCTCCAGCCCCTCCTTCTCCGCCAGCGTCTGCGCCCGCGCGAAGTACCACGCCGGCACGTCCGACAGGCCGAAGTAGCGGATCTTCCCCTGCCGCACGAGGTCCGTGAGCGTGTGCAGCACCTCCTCCAGCGGGGTGATGCCATCCCACGCATGCATCCAGTACAGGTCCACGTAGTCCGTCTTCAGCCGCTTCAGCGACGCCTCCAGCGCCCGGCGGATGTTCTTGCGGCCGTTGCCACCCGCGTTCGGGTCTCCCGGCGACATGTTGACGGTGAACTTCGTGGCGATGACGGCCGCGTCGCGGCCACCGTTGTTCGCGAAGTAGTCCCCGATGATGGACTCGCTCGTGCCCCCGGTATACCCGTCCGCCGTGTCGATGAAGTTGCCCCCTGCCTCCAGGTAGCGGGCGAGCAGCTGGTTCGCCGTCTCCTTCGGACTGCCCCACCCCCACTCCGTGCCGAACGTCATCGCCCCCAGGGCCAGCGGGCTCACCCTCAACCCCGAGCGGCCCAGCAAGTGGTACCGCGCCAGCGAGTCGATGCGATTCTTCGTGGTCATCCGCGCCTCCGTGCGCCGTGAATGACCTCAAGGTGCACCGCGCGCGCTTTTCGGAGAAGAGGCGCCCGCCGCAAGCACTGTTTAGACTGACTTCACAATGGCCACCTCCCCGTTCCACGAGCTCTCGGTGTTCCTCGTCGTCGCCCGGCACAAGAGCTTCACCCGCGCGGCGAAGGAGCTGGGGGTCTCCACGTCCGCGGTGAGCCAGACCGTCCGCCTGCTGGAGGAGCGCGTGGAGCAGCCGCTGCTCTTCCGCACGACGCGCAGCGTGTCGCTCACCGACGCCGGTCAGCGGCTGGTGGAGCGCGCGGCGCCCGGGATGGAGTCCGCCCTGGGCGCCCTCGAGAACCTCTCCACGGACACCACGCAGTTGTCCGGGACGCTGCGCTTCACCGTGCCCTTCTTCGCGCTCTCCATCGTCCTCGAGCCCGTCCTCCCCCGCTTCTTCCAGGAGTACCCCCAGGTCCGGGTGGAGGCGCGCGTCAGCGACCAGCTCGTCAACATCGTCGCCGAGGGCCTCGACGCGGGGTTCCGGCTGACGGAGTCCGTCGAGCGCGACATGGTGCAGGTGCGCATCATCCCGCCGTTCCGGTTCCTCGTGCTCGGCGCGCCCGCGTACCTGCGCCGTCGCGGCACGCCGACGAAGCCGGCGGACCTCACGCGGCACGACTGCATCGGCTATCGCGCGCCCACGACGGGCCTGCTCTATCACTGGGAGCTGGAGCGCGGGCGACGGGAGGTCCGAATCCCCGTGAAGGGACCGCTCGTCTCCGACAACGCCCAGTTCATGATGCGCATGG
The genomic region above belongs to Myxococcus stipitatus and contains:
- a CDS encoding MXAN_6627.5 family MYXO-CTERM protein; this encodes MASSLWSSRALGLALLACLPLLLPASALGQTGDGGVIIGVPDASSGEDGAERDNPEEDDGTGRVVTSCRSTKDCSPRFTCQSGSCRYTGVRKADQQGCVLGAEAALLIVGLAAVAIPRRKR
- a CDS encoding methyltransferase, whose translation is MRLGLKADSLLERVADWFNLAPQPLAHAFFGMMASRTLMAGARLGIYGELSQGAATSETLASRLGLSPEGTRSLMEALVACEAVERQRDGRYRLAPRSKRWLDPRSSRYVGAFLEFNYAQWDWWTGLEGVVRSGQAVDIHDFAPEDPRWRDYIHAMHQLARLAAPEVAASIPLPRGARHLLDLGGAHGWYAAELCLRHRGLRATVLDLEGSARVGRGIIAAAGLSHLVGHREGDILTADLGGPYDGVLLFQVMHHLTPAQNVALLRRIRAALAPKGTLAVLEYLRGDIEEPASSAPLIGLHYFLTSGAAAYTPAEVEGFLDDAGYRIESSRPIRHLPLQTLLIARLD
- a CDS encoding UbiA family prenyltransferase, coding for MISEAPLAPDASQEALAVDLDGTLVRTDTLHESLLVLFKRAPWLLLLLPWWVLKGKAFFKAEVARRATLDFAHLPYNEELVAFLREEKARGRRLVLATAADQRVAEGVAGHLGLFDAVFASDGATNLSGARKLARLQQALGTFDYAGNDAVDLPLWRESRRVVVVHAPSGVLKRARALGREVHKVFERPSTGPRTWVKALRVHQWAKNALVFVPLLAAHKAASPSLLVQAALAFLAFSLCASSVYVLNDLLDLDSDRRHPTKKKRPFAACALPVRTGVVLAPVLLAAGAAVCLLLPSRFAALLATYYALTLAYSLRLKQVVMLDVLVLAGLYTVRILGGSLAVDVPTSSWLLTFSMFLFLSLALVKRLSEVRRLRLSNETAAHGRGYLAQDYEQLASLGSGAGQVSVLVLALYISSKDVTVYYDHPERLWLLCPVMIYWIGRVWVLAHRGLVNEDPLVFALKDKVSYAVGLVAALVLWAAT
- a CDS encoding FAD-binding oxidoreductase: MSSPESWGRYPRVEQTTHPLVWRSDTLPSVSGTMLPHGLGRSYGDSCLNAGGTLLLTSGLDRLIAFDPATGVVRCEAGVTLDTLLRLAVPRGWFLPVTPGTKYVTVGGAIANDVHGKNHHRGGTFGRYVRRFELVRSDGSRRVCAPDENADWYGATIGGLGLTGLVTWAEVQLKPISNPFVLQETVPFENLDAFLKVARESEADHEFTMAWVDCLARGKKVGRGLLYRGNFAPPQFDRLPLAKSHLSHGSGLAVPMDMPSFCLNRLSVSAFNWLYYHRQNGKPQQRLTHYDPFFYPLDAIYGWNRIYGSRGFLQFQCVVPYATARDALKEILERSSRGGLPSFLSVLKTFGDIPSPGWMSFPRQGVTLAMDFANRGEKTYRLVEELDRLTREAGGAVYPAKDARMSAESFAAYFPRRAEFAGYIDPAFSSSFWRRMNPVTLPFSLEAERAAGAPQPQSVLALR
- a CDS encoding SDR family oxidoreductase produces the protein MKKVLVLGATSAIAQATVRLLAARGASLYLVGRNAENLEAVAKDAATRGAAKVDSQAVDLNTFDAHEALVDGAFQSLGGLDGVVLAHGVLGDQVEAQRSWAATEAVLRTNFLSAVSLLTVLANRFEAQKAGTLVVISSVAGDRGRQSNYVYGASKGALNVFLQGLRNRLAKSNVAVVTVKPGFVDTPMTAHLPKNKLFASPEKVARGLLRAADSRKNEVYVPGIWALIMLIIRSIPESVFKKLKL
- a CDS encoding Uma2 family endonuclease; the encoded protein is MAYGRRELEREATLADIEALPEGVVGEIIEGALYAHAQPRAGHMDFIGALIAELRGPFQRGVGGPGGWWIQLEPGIQLEGSPEFIPDLGGWRKERVPRLPSGSWTLAPDWACEILSPSTRAYDLRIKRPFYARIGVQHLWFIDLDSRTLTVSRLYEGRWLELGTHGEEDVIRAAPFEDLELRLGELWPLIEGRGDR
- a CDS encoding Uma2 family endonuclease, with the translated sequence MAYGKRELEGVATLADIEALPEGVVGEIIDGTLYAHARPGGGHVYFGLRLFGELDAPFQLGNPGPGGWWLMVEPGIQVPGSPEFVPDLAGWRRSRVPTLPERQWTTPPDWVCEILSPSTRAYDRRIKRPFYARIGVQHLWFIDLEERTLSIHQQSAGRWLELGIYGEGDTLIRAAPFEDIELRLGWLWRSVQQSA
- a CDS encoding aldo/keto reductase — translated: MTTKNRIDSLARYHLLGRSGLRVSPLALGAMTFGTEWGWGSPKETANQLLARYLEAGGNFIDTADGYTGGTSESIIGDYFANNGGRDAAVIATKFTVNMSPGDPNAGGNGRKNIRRALEASLKRLKTDYVDLYWMHAWDGITPLEEVLHTLTDLVRQGKIRYFGLSDVPAWYFARAQTLAEKEGLERAVALQLEYSLVERNIEREHIPAALELGASIVPWSPLASGLLSGKYTREGVLAKGDGRLKGAKEAGNPGIVKLFTERNWGIVDTLLDVARELDKSPAQVALAWVARRPGVASTIIGATKLEQLEANLRALDLELPAAQAARLEAASRPELIHPYIFFEDAFFTGGMFTGGTSVRKEPTWFRPAPR
- a CDS encoding LysR family transcriptional regulator codes for the protein MATSPFHELSVFLVVARHKSFTRAAKELGVSTSAVSQTVRLLEERVEQPLLFRTTRSVSLTDAGQRLVERAAPGMESALGALENLSTDTTQLSGTLRFTVPFFALSIVLEPVLPRFFQEYPQVRVEARVSDQLVNIVAEGLDAGFRLTESVERDMVQVRIIPPFRFLVLGAPAYLRRRGTPTKPADLTRHDCIGYRAPTTGLLYHWELERGRREVRIPVKGPLVSDNAQFMMRMAAAGLGLVYAAEVEAAPFLRAGTLQPVLEDWAPTVPGGFIYYPHRARASPPLRAFIDVARKVLSAS